DNA sequence from the Aliidongia dinghuensis genome:
CGTTCGTGGCGTGCTTACTTGCCGTGTTCCTTTTAACGTTGGGTCTGGTGATGGTCACTGTAGTAGAACTCCGACACGTGCGCCGAGTGCGATCTTTATTTTGCGTTTCAGGCGCGGCAATTTTGAAAAATCTAGCGCATTCTTCGCGTTAGCGGTGTTGTGTGTCGGATGTTATTTTGCGATTCCTGCAATTTCAAATGAAAACGTCATTTTAATCTAAGTAATATTTGTTTATTATTTAGATTTATTTTTGAGTGGCGCTGTCAGATATTGATATTGTTCGGTTGCGTCGCGAGGTGCGGGGCCGCTCCTCCGCGGCCCCGCGCTCGTCGCCGTGCCAGGCTTCGGTAGTTGCCCGGTTCAGAGTTTGCTCGGCGCGGGACACCTGGCGCCGCTCTCGCCGAGATGCAACAGCATTCCTTGGGCGAAGGAATAAGATCGGATTACGTAGTGCCGCGGACTTCGTGGCTTTTGCGGCTTCCTGCGGAAAAGCTCAAACGCGAAAAAGCCCGCAACGGACGCAGCATGGCGCGCCGAGGAACGTGATGCCCTGCCAGCATTGGGCGCACAGCGCACCTTGCGTCTCGACGGCGCCGCCGCAGGCGAGGCAGCGCGGCGGCAGCAGCGCATCGAGCACGGCCCGGCCGGCGGCGAGGACGCGGCGCCGGGCGCCGCTCCATCGCGCTGGATCGACCGAATCGCTCATGTCCATGGGCATCGCTGGAGATCGTCGAAGATGTCGCCACTCTGCGCGTTTCGCTGCGAACGGGCAAGCGCGGGCCAGGGCGCCATCTCGGCTATTGACGATTGTCGACAATCGACTATCATGACGTCAACAAAACAGGAGCCGTCATGAAGTCCGTCGTCAAGCAGAGCGCCGAGGCGCAGGCGATAGCCATTCTCCGCGAGCAGCTGTTGACCGGCGTGATCGCGCCCGGTGCTCGCCTCACCGAGATGGATCTGGCGGCGTCGCTGCAAATCGCCCGCGCCACGGTGCGTCAGGCCCTGCACCATCTGGCGCAGGAAGGGCTGATCGTGCTCATCCCCTATACGGGCTGGATGGTCGTCGATCTGACGCCGACCGACGCCTGGGAGCTGTACACGCTGCGCGCCGCCATCGAAGCGCTCGCGGCCCGGCTCGCCGCTGAGAACATGACGGACCTCGGGCAGAAGCGGCTGAAGGACGCCATGGCGGCGCTGACCAAGGCCGCGCGTTCCGGATCGCTGCCCGAGGCGGCCGAGGCGGATTTCGCGCTGCACGAGGCGATCGTCGGCCTCGCCCAGCACCGGCGGCTCGCCGAGCAATACCGCATCGTGAGCCAGCAGGTCCGCATGTTCATCGCGTCCAGCGACGCGCTCGTCTCCGGTGCGGCGCTCATCGATCAGCACGCACCGATCGTCGATGCCATCCTGGCCGGCGACGGGGTGCGCGCCGCCCAGCTGTCGGAACAACACAATGTCTCGGAAGGCGAGAAGCTCGTCGCCCATCTGAAAGCGCACGAGGCCGCCATAGAGCATGATGGGCGGCCGGCGTGACCCGGCCCTAACGCTTTTCACCATCCCCGGAATTCAGCCAACGCGGCCGCGCTCGGCCGTGACAGGAGGAGTCATGTCCGCAGAGAAACGTCGTAGCGCCCAGCAATTCACCGGTATCGAGCGCTCGTTGCAGCGCGCCTGGGCGAAGGGCGCCGGCCTCATCGACGAGGAATTCGCGCGGCCGATGATCGCGGTCGTGAACACCTATCAGGATTTCTCGCCGGAGAATTTCCACCTGCGCCAAGTGGCGGAAGCGGTCTCGGCCGGCGTGCGCATGGCCGGCGGCACACCCTGCCAGTTCAACACGTTCCACGTCACCGACAGCGAGACCTTCGCCTCCGTCGGC
Encoded proteins:
- a CDS encoding double zinc ribbon domain-containing protein translates to MSDSVDPARWSGARRRVLAAGRAVLDALLPPRCLACGGAVETQGALCAQCWQGITFLGAPCCVRCGLFRV
- a CDS encoding GntR family transcriptional regulator, giving the protein MKSVVKQSAEAQAIAILREQLLTGVIAPGARLTEMDLAASLQIARATVRQALHHLAQEGLIVLIPYTGWMVVDLTPTDAWELYTLRAAIEALAARLAAENMTDLGQKRLKDAMAALTKAARSGSLPEAAEADFALHEAIVGLAQHRRLAEQYRIVSQQVRMFIASSDALVSGAALIDQHAPIVDAILAGDGVRAAQLSEQHNVSEGEKLVAHLKAHEAAIEHDGRPA